The following are encoded in a window of Perca flavescens isolate YP-PL-M2 chromosome 24, PFLA_1.0, whole genome shotgun sequence genomic DNA:
- the LOC114550995 gene encoding zinc finger protein 513 codes for MPRRKQSNPQPVKLESEDGAVVCEPGCLVLESDFLLSGELEFGDSEIMGLDRESGMTVFSLSVEDDPSAPTDSTFPAFLSCKGCGQLLGDSPLGAGLDLGVGLDLGAELYCLTCEEGLQHEASVDSSQVEEADRTISGDSDRKRRSAGKTDGAGDIPSKLFSCSLCPFTSRYSNHLKRHMRTHDGEKPYRCPVCPYASAQLVNLQRHARTHTGEKPYRCHHCSYACSSLGNLRRHQRMHTQERPQRREKEKRRGRRKKANAETEEVVSDLTLRVSQDSGYLQTLGGLGSPSAPLPVLLFPLCCRVCGLTLEEADLEGDKAEGEVEGDGGQVCRRCSLDLLSKDRSGSPCSPAVSRGPRRGQHGTKLYRCPHCPFLSHYPNHLARHAHTHSEEKPHRCPHCPYTSSHLDNLKRHLRVHTGEKPYQCPSCSYACGNLANLRRHERIHSGAKPFHCSVCGYSCNQSMNLKRHMLRHTGEKPYACAECDYTTGHWDNYKRHQRKHGHNTDSWDKHAPINGLSWGKDTQESQSQGQEQC; via the exons TGGAGTCGGAGGATGGGGCGGTGGTGTGTGAGCCGGGCTGCCTGGTTCTGGAGAGCGACTTCCTGCTGAGCGGAGAGCTGGAGTTTGGAGACTCCGAGATCATGGGGCTGGATAGAGAGTCcg GTATGACGGTCTTCTCTCTGAGTGTGGAGGACGACCCTTCAGCACCAACAGACTCCACCTTCCCAGCTTTCCTCTCCTGTAAAGGATGTGGTCAACTTCTGGGAGACTCTCCTCTGGGAGCAGGTTTAGATCTAG GTGTGGGCCTGGACCTGGGGGCGGAGCTGTATTGTCTGACCTGTGAGGAAGGCCTCCAGCATGAAGCGTCAGTCGACTCGTCTCAGGTGGAGGAGGCCGACCGAACCATCAGCGGCGACTCCGACAGGAAGAGGAGAAGCGCAGGTAAGACAGACGGGGCAGGTGACATCCCTTCTAAGCTGTTCTCGTGCTCGCTGTGCCCCTTCACATCGCGCTACTCCAACCACCTGAAGCGCCACATGAGGACCCACGACGGAGAGAAGCCATACCGCTGCCCCGTCTGCCCCTACGCCTCGGCCCAGCTGGTCAACCTGCAGCGCCACGCCCGCACCCACACCGGGGAGAAGCCGTACCGCTGCCACCACTGCAGCTACGCCTGCAGCTCCCTCGGCAACCTGCGGAGGCACCAGCGCATGCACACGCAGGAGAGACCAcagaggagggagaaggagaaacGACGAGGGAGGAGGAAAAAGGCAAACGCTGAAACTGAAGAAG TAGTGTCAGACCTGACCCTGCGAGTGTCCCAGGACTCAGGGTACCTCCAGACGTTGGGGGGCCTCGGCTCTCCCTCCGCCCCGCTCCCTGTCCTCCTCTTCCCCCTGTGCTGCCGGGTGTGTGGCCTCACGCTGGAGGAGGCCGACCTGGAGGGGGACAAGGCCGAGGGGGAGGTGGAGGGCGACGGAGGGCAG GTGTGTCGTCGTTGCTCGTTGGACCTGCTGTCCAAAGATCGGTCGGGGTCTCCCTGCAGCCCGGCCGTGTCTCGGGGACCCCGGCGGGGTCAGCATGGTACCAAGCTGTACCGCTGCCCTCACTGCCCCTTCCTGTCCCACTACCCAAACCACCTGgcccgccacgcccacacccaCTCAGAGGAGAAACCACACCGCTGCCCGCACTGCCCCTACACCTCCTCGCACCTCGACAACCTCAAACGCCACCTGCGCGTGCACACGGGGGAGAAGCCCTACCAGTGCCCGTCGTGCAGCTACGCCTGCGGAAACCTTGCCAACCTGCGGCGACACGAGCGCATCCACTCGGGCGCCAAGCCGTTCCACTGCAGCGTCTGCGGCTACTCCTGCAACCAGAGCATGAACCTGAAGAGGCACATGCTGCGGCACACGGGAGAGAAGCCGTACGCCTGCGCCGAGTGCGACTACACCACGGGCCACTGGGACAACTACAAACGCCACCAGAGGAAACACGGGCACAACACGGACAGCTGGGACAAACACGCACCCATCAACGGCCTCAGCTGGGGCAAAGACACTCAGGAGAGCCAGAGTCAGGGACAGGAacaatgttag